The following coding sequences are from one Nilaparvata lugens isolate BPH chromosome 4, ASM1435652v1, whole genome shotgun sequence window:
- the LOC111063243 gene encoding MATH and LRR domain-containing protein PFE0570w — MSLKYSFNWYSWFKKPEEIEKQVDGKHFLDKHNTLDDYPWEIKVRDKDILRSLNKYASKTRKERKTSLRKSKTSLKVRRRIRHKHSHHTIQPKKDKYSNKNYKNEHGRYNQSKNYKHYKTSKFINESGEHEKRKHSGAGGDMATEKHHKREKYSDFRKSIKTKDIDQISRREKQSQNRDIPQMKSKNTPFKKEDREENKNRIKHSSLGNKNTNFRANIEHCLSREKSEEITQNVIDLTTSFQDDVKLSLDSVAGKNIPRTEEEHLRNFLPQKKLCSKSTRTFSKGRNSKHKSEKQNKPEMCLFSKVWPSDNSNEKIAKQNGHVPGNNNSSSVLYNKSRPHEKGTQNMKRRSRTTSTKNIDSKKKETVKNNHTLLLKDENGKNKTKQVIGSQSNSYKDNSIQKTNTYLPSSYRGVERDMATKGSDKSKRNNSRTRSNEKVASIHGGNSNVVDSINFISILKEIKSLKDQLKSLSDDEDLKENSQTIISKSLESKRTLECIEEEIDESTNTELKVPISCNLQNVVPLQTATCGKEPQLLSNNKTVENFVIDSAQNVTIDKSIVSHRNQDTILQDTPQSLAHSENNSHDQQANPETPCKTIKTDSSEIKNFSISESPAKCLYNELIEHDCNQFLNRRIFYFKSYIPASERKNKKEVLMKKRLLSRLRTCSIPIKRKLDASSSSNLRKMKCSSSSKEDIVYDRQMLEAPAYDFSPFLKRSIPCTSFFDQNSFGNPFFSGSEVSRCTSNSIVTGGKVCSYMCNSIDLDRRAKSESSLKYLKKPQSSTCKLQVFGSHATNEESNARVKQKSLKPLDRQKKNEKRSTKKNKQRAKNKTMKAKQKQMIVDETPKVDNVLKIENLSSHSNSVWKTISIEFNDTSLESENLLSEDRLQLMLSEITEYLKTKAVQLNNFNVKVVNNIDSSNVVITDGNNHNVDIDNVVEDLSIPQQTSEAVESEPEIKLDVCLDGFEIDDERNSPSEKSSQTSTNESLTNSNINIQNPYFEIMKQGREIQQLHENNEENKKQIEKIRDTCSIKFPWIEKVIYQILTEYQRFPTDFPTMSNFEQVCYLITNLTFRKSLSISKTCHFRHQQIENVKVFYASNNSNSNELIRKEKMIEYHTVESYDNSSIKLAKNIKKSKISHFTKHVRKIFRVFVMKKKH; from the exons ATGAGTCTAAAGTATAGCTTCAATTGGTATAGCTGGTTCAAAAAACCTGAAGAAATCGAAAAACAAGTTGATGGGAAACATTTTCTAGACAAACATAATACTTTAGATGATTATCCATGGGAAATCAAAGTACGTGATAAAGATATTTTAAGGAGTTTGAATAAGTATGCTAGCAAAacaagaaaagaaagaaaaacaagtTTGCGAAAATCAAAAACAAGTTTGAAAGTTAGGCGACGTATAAGGCATAAACATTCTCATCATACCATTCAACCAAAAAAAGACAAATacagcaataaaaattataaaaatgagcacGGTCGTTACAAccaatctaaaaattataagcACTACAAAACatcaaaatttataaatgagAGTGGAGAACATGAGAAACGTAAACACTCAGGGGCTGGAGGAGATATGGCAACAGAAAAACATCATAAAAGGGAAAAGTATTCTGACTTCAGGAAAAGTATTAAAACAAAAGATATTGATCAAATTAGTAGAAGAGAGAAACAATCTCAAAATAGGGACATACCACAAATGAAATCTAAAAATACTCCATTTAAAAAGGAAGATagggaagaaaataaaaacagaataaagcATTCGTCTTTAggaaacaaaaatacaaactttaGGGCAAACATTGAACATTGTTTATCAAGAGAAAAAAGTGAAGAAATTACGCAAAACGTTATCGACCTCACGACATCTTTCCAAGATGACGTAAAGCTTTCACTTGACAGTGTTGCTGGAAAAAACATTCCAAGAACAGAGGAAGAACATTTAAGAAATTTTCTGCCTCAAAAAAAGTTGTGTTCCAAGTCTACTCGAACTTTTAGTAAGGGCAGAAATTCTAAACATAAGTCTGAAAAACAGAATAAACCAGAAATGTGTCTATTTTCAAAAGTATGGCCATCTGACAATTCaaatgagaaaattgcaaaGCAAAATGGTCATGTACCTGGCAACAATAATTCATCATCAGTTCTTTACAATAAATCAAGAcctcatgagaaaggaactcAAAATATGAAAAGAAGGTCAAGAACCACATCCACTAAAAATATAGATTCAAAAAAGAAGGAAACCGTCAAAAATAATCATACCTTATTATTAAAAGATGAAAACGGCAAGAACAAAACTAAGCAAGTTATTGGTTCTCAATCAAACAGTTATAAAGATAATAGTATTCAAAAAACGAATACATATTTACCAAGTAGTTACAGAGGGGTTGAACGTGATATGGCTACAAAGGGCAGCGATAAATCAAAAAGAAACAACTCTAGAACCAGATCCAATGAGAAAGTAGCTTCTATACATGGCGGTAACAGTAATGTTGTTGATTCTATAAATTTCATCTCAATTTTGAAGGAAATAAAATCTTTGAAAGATCAGTTAAAAAGTCTTAGTGATGATGAAGATTTAAAAGAAAACTCACAGACCATTATATCAAAGAGTTTGGAAAGTAAGAGGACACTTGAATGtattgaagaagaaattgaTGAAAGTACAAATACTGAGTTGAAGGTTCCAATAAGTTGTAATCTGCAAAATGTGGTACCTTTGCAAACGGCCACCTGTGGAAAAGAGCCCCAACTACTTTCAAACAACAAAACAGTGGAAAATTTTGTCATAGATTCAGCTCAAAATGTAACTATTGATAAGAGTATAGTATCTCATCGCAATCAAGATACCATTCTCCAGGATACACCTCAATCACTGGCTCATTCTGAAAATAACAGTCATGATCAGCAAGCAAATCCTGAAACTCCTTGTAAAACCATTAAAACAG attcaagtgaaataaaaaatttctccATCTCTGAATCTCCTGCAAAATGTTTGTACAATGAGCTCATCGAACACGATTGTAATCAGTTTTTGAATAGAcgcatattttatttcaaaagctACATACCAGCTTcggagaggaaaaataaaaaagaagttTTGATGAAAAAGCGATTGCTATCTCGTTTGAGGACTTGCAGCATTCCTATCAAGAGAAAACTAGATGCCTCCAGCTCATCAAATTTACGAAAAATGAAATGTAGCTCATCGTCGAAAGAAGACATTGTCTATGATAGACAAATGCTAGAAGCACCTGCTTATGATTTCTCTCCATTCTTGAAGCGTAGTATTCCTTGCACTTCTTTTTTTGATCAGAATTCTTTCGGTAACCCATTTTTTAGTGGCTCTGAGGTTTCAAGATGCACTTCAAACTCTATAGTTACTGGAGGAAAAGTATGCAGCTATATGTGTAACAGTATTGATTTAGATAGAAGGGCAAAGAGTGAGagtagtttgaaatatttaaagaaACCGCAATCTTCAACTTGTAAGCTTCAAGTTTTTGGAAGCCATGCAACGAATGAAGAAAGTAATGCAAGAGTAAAGCAAAAATCTCTCAAGCCGCTTGATCGgcaaaagaaaaatgagaaacgaTCAactaaaaaaaacaaacaaagagctaagaataaaacaatgaaagcaaaacaaaaacaaatgaTCGTGGACGAAACACCCAAAGTTGATAATGTGCTGAAAATCGAAAACCTTTCTTCTCATAGTAATTCGGTTTGGAAAACAATTTCTATTGAATTCAATGACACCAGTTTGGAaagtgaaaatttattatcagaAGATAGATTGCAGCTAATGTTATCTGAAATTACTGAGTACTTGAAAACAAAAGCGGTCCAGTTGAACAATTTTAATGTAAAAGTTGTTAATAATATAGACTCCAGTAATGTTGttattacagatggaaataatcATAATGTTGATATTGATAATGTTGTGGAAGACTTGAGTATACCACAACAAACATCTGAAGCTGTTGAATCGGAGCCTGAAATAAAACTGGATGTATGCTTAGATGgatttgaaattgatgatgAGCGCAATTCACCGAGTGAAAAATCCTCACAAACCAGTACGAATGAGTCCCTTACAAACTCaaacatcaatattcaaaatccctattttgaaattatgaaacaaGGAAGAGAAATACAACAATtacatgaaaataatgaagaaaacaagaaacaaatcGAAAAAATCAGAGACACTTGTAGTATAAAATTTCCTTGGATTGAGAAAGTGATATACCAAATTCTAACTGAATATCAAAGATTTCCAACAGATTTTCCAACTATGAGCAACTTTGAACAAGTATGCTATTTAATAACAAATCTCACGTTTCGAAAATCACTTTCAATTTCGAAAACTTGTCATTTTAGACAccaacaaattgaaaatgtcaAAGTTTTCTATGCAAGTAATAATTCAAACTCAAATGAGTTGATCAGGAAGGAAAAAATGATTGAGTATCATACAGTGGAAAGCTATGATAATAGTTCTATCAAgcttgcaaaaaatattaagaaGTCGAAAATATCCCATTTTACCAAACATGTAAGGAAGATTTTCAGGGTATTTGTAATGAAAAAGAAACACTAG